gggaaagaaaggaaaaccatgcttctcgcaatgtgttctttattattatgctGTCGCTATATTCTCCCTCTCATCGATCTACGCAGTGGATCGTGTATCACTCCGCGCCGCGGGTGCGTGCGGCGCTGTATAAGccttacaaattattaatcctCATTGCTCAGTTTTATTGTTCGCTTCCGATACAATACTCCAATGACTTCCGTCTCCTTTTTTCCTAAGGACAGTTTTCACGAGTTCCGCTGATGGTTGCTTGAGATCGTATGCCCAGCCGATCTTCGCGAATAGGTCAATGTACATCGTGActatattcaatttataatctcCTAATTCAGCCGCCTTGTAGTCCCATGGGAACACGTGATGATAATTGTGCCAACCCTCGCCATATGCTATAAACGCCACGAGTCTATTCTCCGACGGGTTGATTTCTCTATCgttcaaataaaatacgagACAAAATTACTTTGTTGCATGCAAAAGAATAGCGAGAATTCTATAAGTATTTGTagcattgcattttttaaatacgtaaaaaaaaaatttttacaatctttAAAATCGATCACTGCATATTTGATgtgaaaataatcgattagCAATCATAATCTATgagttatagaaaaatttattctgcaTTAGTCAAACATAGCTGTATACTTACGTATTGTATGGCTTCGAACCGAACATGTGAGCTGCACTATTAACGCTCCACGCGAAATTCAAACTGAGTACGTAACGAAGAATCTGTGACATAACGGCCCTGGACCAGATCTCGTTCCATGCGTATACGGGTATTAAAATCGGTAGCAAGAAAGCGAAAACAATGtttaatatcaagaaatatctacaagaaagaataaattaaacgctACACATCAAGTCCCACAAAAGCTCTATTGAAAGACatagcaattataaaaatttggagGAGAATAAACaagtgtttataaattttattctcactCGTACTACCCgagtcaaaatttaaaacctactataaacctcatacatggttatttgtgcctctaataatgttccttgacctacaagttctatcttgaaagtgttatgtcttcttttggcctttctttaatcttgttgtcctagaaaacccttatttttattgatgttaaatatacaattcctactttcgttcttacaactcctacctcttttgaatctccaaatcttatcgaaatttctagcaataaaaatattaatatttaatctataattgagttcaatttctattatttcagattaatataataaatgttataatataaaataaataataacaaataaatagtaaaaaatatttaaaaaaattaagtgccactcagtattatatttagtaaaaatacaaataaaattaagttattgctcttccttaattaaattaaaaatcgttttaatatataaagccaatagagcaagagctggatcgatttgctcaaaaattctttttttattataaatttatacagacgtttcggccaaggtacgtggccatcttcagtgtaatacaaaaattataaagtttagtACATAATTAGAGAAGCGTTGGTAATATTTTGACTAAGGAAACGCATCCTCTAATAAAACGTGTATATTTGTggttagtaaaattatataggtACGTGTGAAGCCACGGACCGTCTAACTTGAACGGTTCGTCAACGactatgtaaaagaaatgtgaCATGTGTCCACGGCTGTGAGTGGGACTCGAAACACGAAAAcgattatatttagtattataaataactaaaaatttattcgaataaacaaaaaacaattaaaattcaaaattttatttaatattttattacatatttgacctataattcgaaattatttaatattctattaccacatttacttgtatttaatgcatatcttaatttcaataaacgcaatacattaattatgtaatttacttaactgcagatagatatgtaagagataagtgaatattatttatataatatttgcttatagtagtctatttacagttaagcaaattataataattaatatattgtttattgaaatcaagatccatacattaaatgcaagtagtgtatatgagataatagattattaagtaattttgaatatttattttctagaaatacatatttatagaacctggagcctttttagaggttctcagtaggtactcttttgagcttccacatggaaaaaacggcaataagtaataatttttagtatcaaaggagggcaatagccaatgtaatgttatatctatatatatgaattaaagcttacattggttctccaaattcaacaaaacttgtaggtttaatctaggctaaaaatttcgactcggatacttttcaagtaaaaatgtatttcaaagaGAAGAATATTTAGCAACTCTTTGATGCGGACTTACTTGCAACCGAATATGAAAATGGGATCCGCCATTACATCACTCATATCAATCTGACTACCTTTTTGTATCACCTCTGGATGTTTTTTCATCATCAGCCAGCCGAcatgagagaaaaagaatccTCGATTGCTATTGTGTGGATCTGCGTCTGTGTCTGTGTACTTATGGTGTACTCGATGATCTCGCACCCACTCAAATGGATTGTTCTAAAAGGGAATCATTGTGAAGCAAAACGCTTCTTTCTCgtgatgcaaaaaataattatttaaacatttatctaCCATGCCAGCtatgcaatagaaaataagtaatataactCTGAGCTGCCATTTCGCTTTATAAGCTCGGTGAGTCCAAAAACGATGAATACCGCCGTTTACACCGATTGCTTGTAATGTACCCACGACGTAGACTTGAAGTGAGAAAAATCAAGGTACATAAATAccattataagattatatgtcattaattataatacaatattatgtacatttcATACGATAAATCTATCCTATAGTACCGTTATAAGTTACGCTACaaagataaattacattagaattagaataaattatgtaaaaccagatgtttaaaaagaaaacaaattgcattatcattaaaatcttTTGATTTAGTAAAATCAAGTTATTAACTTTGATAtcttaaagtaataaaatattctcataaTCAGTACAAAAAACAAACTATTTTTCAGCGTGATgtctgttataaaataaaaattgtacagtAGAAACAGAaccctgatggaaatattttgctgaaaatattatgaaatcaatgaaaagtaaaatgaaagtttttgaaaaattactgaatatatatttcaaaataaatcataattttctgtatgaaaatttaatgtaatactataaaatataaggaaagttaaaatatactgctgaaaagtaataaaagagttttaaaataattatcattatgaaatttactgaattaaactaaaaattgttactttgtaataaaaaatagctgaaatatttatgaaattaattaatagggTCATActgagagaaattttcaaatacatttcaacaaaatttcgttaaattttcagaaaaatatttccatcagggaAGTCTTCAATATCGTCAAGCTATTATCGCTAGCTCcctataattttgcatatatatgtatatgtatttcatTGCTTAATTTCCAAACCAATAATTGCTAAAGATAAtatcaatgttttaaaaaaatgtgcgaTATAATTGTAACcatcatatttaaaatatccatGTATGTGTAAAAAGaggtataaaaatgattaatctATTAGTAAACTGgttttttgcttatttaaagtttttctaGAAGAAAAATCAAAGTTAATCATCTTCCAAAGAATATACTTACACCAAATGCTTGTCTTCCAATTTTCAagccaattaaaattaaacaacgcATACAGGAAACCACCATGTAAGAGGAAAAGAAATGCGATATTCATCCACTTCAACTCTGTCTTAAAattaaaccattttttaaCCTTTGTatggattttattttcattttgtatgccattttcattttccgtcatttttgcaattgttaaaggtttctttctttgaaaattattttctgtgcACATCTTGGGTTCTATGCTGAAGATATCGGTTGCCATTTTCCTAGTGATAAAATACTTTAGGTCATACACGGAAATGTTAACGGTTGCTTTGAATTAATCGTAACTTCGAATCACGAAAATTGcgtttttttatgtattgcaaattctatacatttttataaatttttacagatgTCTGatcttgatattattaattaccgatatgtacatattatgtATAGACGATGCAAAAATTTGAGAGATTACATATTCAAATagattacatattaatatagattacatattcaaatagattacatattaatatagattacatattcaaatagattacatattaatatagattacATATTCAAGTGTAATTTAAGTATAATCTCAAGTGTAGAGCAGTTACATCCAATAAATTCATACTGATTTTGATAAACAGCAACATCTTTGGTATCATTATAGATACTaatagatatttgaaataaataataataacacaatataataatattttctatcaaaTTTCGAATTGTACGAATTTGCCgcgatttttttcgcaaaataaagaattatataagttGTACATACCTGTCTTTCCTAATGTCTATAATAATCGTTCGTTTAATCGttcaatttgttaaaaaagaaatagaagagAACGAAAGGCTTAAGAGTCAGATTGTTAATATCAGCACTATAAATGTACATCAGAAGCAATGGGGAATTGAAgaagagaggaaaaataagGAGTGGGAGGGTAATGTAGTAGGAAATGAGGGCGATAGGAGGAGAAGGCATTTAAGTTAGAGGGGCGGCAATAGGTTTATAATTAGGAGATAAGGCTCTGATAAAAAGTTAGTAACTTTAACTGTTCTACCACATGTTTTGacgcataataaaaataatttctgaaataaatcttttgttaTAAGAGAACTCTtccaaaattgtttttatgcTTGTTATTTTTGGTTTATCCACGAGATGTACaaaacgtaataaatatgaattatatgaCTTATTAAATTCATTGTCGTCATTGATGATGATCAAAGTTTTAGGCCAGAAGTATAATGTGCCAAAACAACACTTTTTTAAggcaatttttgaaatcaattttcctaattattataattttatttcttgatattgccaatgtacatatataattatattatatatatatatatatatatatttctttttttatccacttattaattatttaataataatgacgaaaTTGTCGAATTCggaaattttcttttgtcaACATTCTAagtctaataataaattaacaatattaaattaacataattatattaaataacataacagtattaaataaacgtaaattaaacaataataattttttgtacttgATTTTCTCAACCTTTCTTCATACAATTTGTCTTTATTTCTCTGTTAAAGAATATCCATAATATATAAGATTCATAGTTGCGTAAATTTAAAACTGCTAGATACCATCGGAAAAGCTGTTGCAAATAGAATATGCAACGCCTTTCTTcctttctatttaaaaaaaatatgagattgATTTGTGTAATATCGCGTTCCATTTTGTCGTACTTCAAATGTAAGTGCTATAATCAtgtaatttgatttctttttcagaataatttcCTGACATTTGTCAATAAAATGGATGCCAATACGTCAGTGGCTGCATGCAATACCAGCACAAAGGTAAATATCGAGAAAGAACTAAACAACGATATGAATCCAGTAAAAATCGTTGACACTGATAATGACGCTACcgataaaaaattcgaaaagataaaatcagCTCTTTCCGATTTGGAAACGGATTTAATATGATACATTGTTCTGCAAGTTGTGTTGCGCACCATTGGTATTTATGGCTTACTAACTTTCAACTACATGAAAAATCTTATGACTACATTGTGGAGTAAGTGTACCCGtcacaaaaattttagtatgTACATAGAAATTCAAGAAATCTTCAAGATTTTTAGGACACTTACTAGGTAATTCTAATATGAcctctttaaaatattatctttagcataaaattaaagtaattgaTTAGTGCTTCACCAACAGAGTAGTTTCTTCTCGCGCAGTGAAAGATATCAATGATAGTACGGATGAGATATTATTAAACCCGTTTGAGGCGATCTACAATTCACAACAAAGTTCGAGATAAAAatctgttatatataataataaaaaatgtttgaacaaTCAGAATTTAGTCAAAAACACAattcaaatatcattaatatgttGTATATCTATTCcgatttttttagttttttctatattatacgcatgaaatacaaaattataaataaaatattatcttaaattcTGTCACAAATTATAAACTATTGAAAACGGACTTATAAATCACGGCAActtctttgtaaatttttgtaattgtcaaattgatttataatttattgtaagtaTTTCACACAATGTTAGCGATATTCatcgatatttaaattacatagaaCACTGAAAATTATCGTTGACACTAACTACTGtaacaaattgaatttgttttattttttataataaaaagctGTAATATTTCCTTCACTACTTACTtaacttgtatattttttattttattaataaataaaacatcaatAAATACCAACAACaaagtataaaacatttttaacaaatttacgTACGTTCAACGCGTATCAAAGTTacgaaataattgaaagataatttcttacgaaaaataattattgttacaattattgaaaatcttttgaaaatgttaaaacttttttaagttctacttcttattgttagatcTCTACATTATTGTTACCTATAGatgtttatagaatatttaagaaatatatttttatatattgttaagtAATTGGTATGTTCATTATATCCAATTTTGACGTGTCTACTGGCGCAACTCGACTTTAGACTCATAAATGCTATGATCCAAAGTTACCATTGAGAATTTTGCTGTTGGTATGCTTCAGCGCGTGTGCACAGGTAATTTGAATTTCTCAATCAATTTTGTCAATAATTTGAACAACTCTGcttgcattatatataatgtataatttgaaaGTATAGATAGAACTTTACAATCTTACTTACAatctttttgaattttattacagaatacTATATGCAAATGGGCAAAAAACTATCATATGCATCACAAGTATTGCGATATCAATGTGAATCCTCACAATGCCAAGCGcagctttttttattcaaatatggGTTGTGTGATGATGAAGGAACATCCGGAATTTACTGAGAAAAGCAAGAACATACGTATAAAACACTGTGGTCACCTCTGAAGTCGCCTCAtaattttctctatttctaCAAAAAGTATGCAATGTGCAATTTCCGTTTCactgtttattatttctaatgcTGACCTAAATACACATATCTTCTTGCACGATTATTCATCGTAGCACACAGTGCGTACGATGAcaaatgacaatttttaaatgcagcTGCTTAATACTTGACCtttaatcaagagacacggtaggtctcgcgccaagttcacgcgcagcgcgaaACCAaacgtgtatctttacgcgagcccaaAGAGTCCAGCGCTGGACTCTCTAgagagccgagattatcggaacTCAATAATGCCTGGGCCGATCGAGTTGATAATAGCCTCAATCACtttagcgcatacccaaaatatataataaaagtatgcttgtttttgcatctattatagtttacgtgtaaacgcccaaccctggcttttactattcaaaataagttatttgtcaTTACTGTATGAGAtatctataagagtttatcatctttttaaatattgacaaaaatgcaacattttatttacacacgcgcacgcgcgcgcgcgcacacacacacacacacacacacacacacataattatagaagtaatttattaaaataatttaaatgtacattttcaaattacacaggttattgaaaataactgatcttttgctaaataaactgtaaatgcaaaaataaatgctacaatacatgtatttacaatacgtgtgtatttatatttcaaatctgattgatatacataatcatgttttacaagtatgcattaccgacactttgtagatatagcacatatcggaaccaaaaagtcgtggacgtagcacggaagagacccaaaagatcgtggacGTTACCTACGAgattcgtggacattggctacgtagttcaatgtgcacgttttgtgcacatagaggcgctagcccacagaaacacgaaaaatgcgggcatgtccactctcagtcttctctctggttacgtaatattatacataaaaaaacattaacgCTATGAATTCATATTATCGAatcgattgaaataaataacatataagaTAAGTATTTGTTTTGAGATTTTTGagttgtacaaaaataataaaaagaactattaaagattttgtttaaaagtttataaatgttaagaataataatgtcAAATAACTTTAAACACACTCgtcacacatatatattataaatcttcTCATAAATatcatctaaaattttttatggtaatagtgcaatttttttcaatgaacaattaattttgaaaatatgctATTTTTTCTTATGCAAAGCTTTTGATTTCCGAATAACTTAGCAGTTATATTCACGAAATTTGTATCGTCGATGGTAGCGGCGAGTACTGCTTGTTCAAAGATGCCTAAGAGAAATAccaaaatgcaaaatgcaaaCACTTGGATGCGATAGAAGTACAACTTCATAGTTATTGACACCGTTATAGCACAGTCAAAGCTAAAACTGAATGGCCATCATGTAATCGCGTCCGCTTTTAACCGCATTATATCTCGCGTCGAAACTTTATACGCGCATCTTCCTGTACAGTCTTTTTATGCAACCTAGACAGCTTTACGGCGCGTCGATTTGAAATACAGAATGTGAACACTCTACAATGAATTGCGTATTTTAtccattaaaaatacataataagcGGGAGTTTTTGTCGGAAATatcgattaaaataaacaattccCGGAACATGTCATGTATGATACATGTTCGCGCGATTAACGTCAATTTATCAATCATAGTTATCGCGCTGTTCTATGGACTCGGTTCTAGTGAGCTGCTCCGAATCAATATAATTCAGTGAACATACATACAGGTTCTAATaaacaagcaaaaataatttctattcttgttaaatatagaatattgaaaatttaactcgTTGTAATTGAATCGAAGAAAACGTAGTGGTTGTTGTGTCTGCATAACGGTCGTCAAGAAAGTTATCTTGCTTGTTGCTTGAGTGCGTGAATAATATTAGCAACAATTATATGAATACGTTGCGATatagtacattttatttcgcgtTTACAGTGGCGTGGCAAATTCGCGACGTTAATCCGtgatttttacacaaattaattaaacagaattccgacatttatttttgaatagaGTTGATGCGCAGCAGTCTTAAAATCTGCAGCGGATGGAGCAAATTGTAATAAGTTAGCTGATGAGTACAATAATTTGTTCATTacttaaatatgtacataattgtgACAATAGACACATACGCAATTACATTAATTCGATTACGAGATACAAATTCTACATGTCttaaatgattatataattaacattatatttcattCTGAAATGTCTTTCGACTAATCTCATttgattttcaaatttcaaataacgTTCAAATGTCCATAATTGAGACATCTTGCTTTTCTAATGGCGGGACCATGGCGGGCATAAAATATTCGAGATCGCCACGGACATCTAAGCTCCTGTCACTGGCAGTGAATTATTTGGCGTGATCAGAGGCACTCTGATCATCTCGTCGCTATCGTTACTTTGTGCACCTTCGGATTGCGCGTTGTCACTGTGCGGCGCACCGCTCGCCGGTTTCGAAACTCGTTCGATCTTCGCGACACGTTCGCGACTCGTCTGATTTTCGCGATTTCGCGTGTCCTTAATTACGTCCTGGTTGTCGATCTTCCGCGAGAAAATCGTGCGACGATCATTGTGTGAGTTTTTGATGACCGCTGTGCGCGTTCGCAGCCGCTGCCGGTACGCTGCGTTCGCAATCGTAGTACTCATATCACTCTTAATTGTGGTGCTATTCGGTATCTCGCTCGTGCTCGGAATCGTCTCGTTCGAACGACGATTCCCGCTGTTATCGGCGGATGCGACCGAGTCCGTACAGTTCGGTGGCGGTCCTCGATGCAGATACGTGATCGGCCAGTGTCTGCCGTAGTCACCGGAATCAGGACGGTCATGTGGACGATCAGGACGGTCATGCGGACGATCAGGACGGTCATGCGGACGATCAGGACGATCGTGGCGATCATCGCCAGCGATCTTAGGCCGCATCGGTCGCGAACTCGGAAGATAGGGGAAGTACTTCTCGCTGCATGGTCGCCACTGGTCCTCTGACGATCCCACGTAGCACCTgtgattgatttattattaatattgctttCTTTTGTTTACAGGAACAGAAGAAAGTATGGGATGCTGCCGGAAGCGCGAGAGACGCATCGGGATCGGTGAGTGTTTCAAGattgttatcatttataaCTTGAAGCGATTAATGCTACTCAATTATGCATACTAACTGTAGAGAATCATTGAGTAACATTgagtaatgaaaaaaagtaaaatacatcattttttGTCGCTTTTAATATATGTCGATCGAGAAAGCAAAGCAAAGATTGTAGATTAAAAAAGAAGTGCAAAAGGTATAAAGTCtaacagatgaaaaaatgatatgccgcgatttatgttatttgcaaaaatttaccattgataattatatccTTGTGAGTAGCCGCAATGTTGAGTCGGCGCGCAACAATAGTCCCAGCTGCCGTATTCACTTCCTTCAGTCTCGCAGGTCCAAAATccagcaattttatttttctcgcatTTTGTACCTCTTCTGCACGGGTAACCGTTCACCGTATAATAGCGGAAAGTCGAGTGTTCATCCGCTAATTCGAAAGAAAATGATtagatttcttatattttgtatgagataagatttattattgtaagatttatttacgGTAAAAAGGTCCAATTCCGTAACCAAATCCAGACGGTCGATTACCGTATCCAAATTTGTCATCGTGACCGCCGTTTCCTCCGCCGGGACGATACGGTCTGACAGGATCAGGCCTATCGGGATCGTACGTCGGTCTCATGCCGTAATGATTACCGTTTGGTTTTGTAAAGAAAGGTCTTGGAATAGCGTCTGGATAATTATTATCGGGTCTTGTGCTCGGATAACCAGCCCCCCCTCCTGAGCTGAAATTTGGTCGCAAAGGGCCCGGAAGTAACGGTCTCAATGGACTCGGTCCGCCAAATACGTGATCGTCATCGACAGAATAGCCGGTAACTACACAATAAGGATCGAGA
This window of the Linepithema humile isolate Giens D197 chromosome 1, Lhum_UNIL_v1.0, whole genome shotgun sequence genome carries:
- the LOC136998902 gene encoding acyl-CoA Delta-9 desaturase-like, which translates into the protein MATDIFSIEPKMCTENNFQRKKPLTIAKMTENENGIQNENKIHTKVKKWFNFKTELKWMNIAFLFLLHGGFLYALFNFNWLENWKTSIWFYVVGTLQAIGVNGGIHRFWTHRAYKAKWQLRVILLIFYCIAGMNNPFEWVRDHRVHHKYTDTDADPHNSNRGFFFSHVGWLMMKKHPEVIQKGSQIDMSDVMADPIFIFGCKYFLILNIVFAFLLPILIPVYAWNEIWSRAVMSQILRYVLSLNFAWSVNSAAHMFGSKPYNTEINPSENRLVAFIAYGEGWHNYHHVFPWDYKAAELGDYKLNIVTMYIDLFAKIGWAYDLKQPSAELVKTVLRKKGDGSHWSIVSEANNKTEQ